A region from the Catellatospora sp. TT07R-123 genome encodes:
- a CDS encoding GntR family transcriptional regulator, with amino-acid sequence MSASIYQAGVPAHGRVPKYYAVKALLLDEIATLGVGAPLPPERDLAARYGVGRSTVRQAISELTIEGRLSAQQGRGTFVAKPKLIQPLSLVSYTESLRGMGYQPGRIVITLDEIAADEELAGELEIAPGEPVIHLERVLLADGEPLGLESTYLPADRFPTLLEVLDPTGSLYKCMQDELGVVWAEATERIETALASPREALLLQTNPALPMLLMQRLSRDPGGVPIERVRALYRGDRIGFQARLITER; translated from the coding sequence ATGTCGGCATCGATCTACCAGGCGGGTGTTCCCGCGCACGGGCGGGTACCGAAGTACTACGCGGTGAAGGCCCTGCTGTTGGACGAGATCGCCACCCTGGGGGTGGGGGCGCCGCTGCCGCCGGAGCGCGACCTGGCCGCGCGCTACGGGGTCGGCCGGTCCACGGTGCGGCAGGCGATCTCCGAGCTGACGATCGAGGGTCGGCTGAGCGCTCAGCAGGGCAGGGGGACCTTCGTCGCCAAGCCGAAGCTGATCCAGCCGCTGTCGCTGGTCAGCTATACCGAGTCGCTGCGGGGTATGGGATACCAGCCGGGTCGCATCGTCATCACGCTCGACGAGATCGCCGCCGACGAGGAGCTGGCGGGGGAGCTGGAGATCGCACCGGGCGAGCCGGTCATCCACCTTGAGCGGGTCCTGCTGGCTGATGGGGAGCCGCTGGGTCTGGAGAGCACCTACCTTCCCGCCGATCGCTTCCCGACGCTGCTGGAGGTGCTCGACCCGACCGGGTCGCTCTACAAGTGCATGCAGGACGAGCTGGGTGTGGTGTGGGCCGAGGCCACCGAGCGGATCGAGACCGCCCTGGCCAGTCCGCGGGAGGCGCTGCTGCTGCAGACGAACCCGGCGCTGCCGATGCTGCTGATGCAGCGGCTCAGCAGGGACCCGGGCGGGGTGCCGATCGAGCGGGTCCGCGCGCTGTACCGCGGTGACCGGATCGGCTTCCAAGCCCGGTTGATAACGGAACGGTAA
- the cas6e gene encoding type I-E CRISPR-associated protein Cas6/Cse3/CasE, with translation MYLTRFRVNTARRGARKLLSSPQAMHAAVRAAFARPEDYEHDGTRSLWRLDTPAPATVHLYLVSPGRPDLTHLVEQAGWPTTETWDTREYGPLLDKLQPGQRWAFRLTANPSHSGRKNTDAKETQRFGYLREHEQADWLVNRADRHGFTVAAQQDGQPNLRLHKRQTQTFTRGMGTVTLVTATYDGILTVTDPTVFRQALTGGIGHAKAYGCGLLTIAPAG, from the coding sequence ATGTACCTGACCCGGTTCCGCGTCAACACCGCCCGCCGCGGGGCACGCAAGCTGCTCAGCTCCCCGCAGGCGATGCACGCCGCCGTCCGCGCGGCCTTCGCCCGGCCAGAGGACTACGAGCACGACGGCACCCGCAGCCTCTGGCGCCTGGACACCCCCGCACCGGCGACCGTCCACCTGTACCTGGTCAGCCCCGGCCGACCCGACCTCACCCACCTGGTCGAGCAGGCAGGCTGGCCCACCACCGAGACCTGGGACACCCGCGAATACGGGCCCCTGCTCGACAAGCTCCAGCCCGGACAGCGGTGGGCCTTCCGGCTCACCGCCAACCCCAGCCACAGCGGCCGCAAGAACACCGACGCCAAGGAGACCCAGCGGTTCGGCTACCTGCGCGAACACGAGCAGGCCGACTGGCTGGTCAACCGGGCCGACCGGCACGGCTTCACCGTCGCGGCACAGCAGGACGGCCAGCCGAACCTGCGCCTGCACAAGCGGCAGACGCAGACGTTCACCCGCGGCATGGGCACCGTCACCCTGGTCACGGCCACCTACGACGGCATCCTGACCGTCACCGACCCCACCGTGTTCCGGCAGGCACTGACGGGCGGGATCGGCCACGCCAAGGCGTACGGCTGCGGCCTGCTCACCATCGCCCCGGCCGGCTGA
- a CDS encoding MFS transporter produces the protein MSASADLSAPALDQDGTADAPGVQDPPPPVRGMRRLMGWIIPANLGIFMLWGAIPGVLLPQQITVLFGEQDKVANLALVATIGAFAAMIAQPVAGQLSDRTRSRFGRRAPWMIIGTLAGGLALTGLAFAGTLTGVVIAWTLVQICYNLAQGPLSAIMPDRVPAARRGTFSALTGIGVMAGALGGQVVGSVFFDSITAGYLIFAAVSVLALGLFTMANPDHPSTGTAREPFRLRDFLSTFWINPVKHPDFAWAFLGRLLLYTGYFAVTGYQLFLLTDYFHVAEPESMIPVLGLTSLVGILLATVVSGPLSDRVGRRKPFVFGSAITTAVALLLPWMWQDVTAWTLMMFISGFGFGMFQAVDTALMSEVLPSAKSFAKDLGVVNIAATLPQTLAPGVAGAIVLAFGYAGLFPVGIALSVLGAFAVWPIKAVR, from the coding sequence ATGTCCGCTTCCGCCGACCTCTCCGCACCCGCACTCGACCAGGACGGCACCGCCGACGCTCCAGGCGTCCAGGACCCGCCCCCTCCGGTACGGGGCATGCGCCGCCTCATGGGCTGGATCATCCCGGCCAACCTGGGCATCTTCATGCTGTGGGGCGCGATCCCCGGAGTCCTGCTCCCCCAGCAGATCACCGTGCTGTTCGGCGAGCAGGACAAGGTCGCCAACCTCGCCCTCGTCGCCACGATCGGCGCGTTCGCGGCGATGATCGCCCAGCCCGTGGCCGGGCAGCTGTCCGACCGCACCAGGTCGCGGTTCGGCCGCCGCGCACCATGGATGATCATCGGTACGCTCGCGGGCGGACTCGCCCTGACCGGCCTCGCGTTCGCCGGCACGCTCACCGGCGTCGTGATCGCCTGGACGCTCGTGCAGATCTGCTACAACCTCGCCCAGGGCCCCCTCAGCGCGATCATGCCCGACCGGGTCCCGGCCGCCCGCCGCGGCACGTTCTCCGCACTGACCGGCATCGGCGTGATGGCCGGCGCGCTCGGCGGCCAGGTGGTCGGATCGGTGTTCTTCGACAGCATCACCGCCGGCTACCTCATCTTCGCCGCCGTCTCCGTCCTCGCCCTCGGCCTGTTCACCATGGCCAACCCCGACCACCCCAGCACCGGCACCGCCCGCGAACCGTTCCGGCTGCGCGACTTCCTCAGCACGTTCTGGATCAACCCGGTCAAGCACCCCGACTTCGCCTGGGCCTTCCTCGGCCGCCTGCTGCTGTACACCGGCTACTTCGCGGTGACCGGCTACCAGCTGTTCCTGCTCACCGACTACTTCCACGTCGCCGAACCCGAATCGATGATCCCGGTGCTCGGCCTGACCAGCCTGGTCGGCATCCTGCTCGCCACGGTCGTGTCCGGGCCGCTGTCAGACCGCGTCGGACGCCGCAAGCCGTTCGTGTTCGGCTCGGCGATCACCACGGCCGTCGCGCTGCTGCTGCCCTGGATGTGGCAGGACGTCACCGCCTGGACGCTCATGATGTTCATCTCCGGGTTCGGCTTCGGCATGTTCCAGGCCGTCGACACCGCCCTGATGAGCGAGGTCCTGCCCTCGGCCAAGTCGTTCGCCAAGGACCTCGGCGTGGTCAACATCGCCGCCACCCTGCCGCAGACCCTCGCCCCCGGCGTCGCCGGCGCGATCGTGCTGGCGTTCGGCTACGCGGGCCTGTTCCCCGTCGGCATCGCCCTCAGCGTCCTGGGCGCCTTCGCCGTCTGGCCCATCAAAGCAGTGCGCTGA
- a CDS encoding TetR/AcrR family transcriptional regulator C-terminal domain-containing protein has protein sequence MPHPRRLERSAIVSATIDILDERGLDELSLHAIAKRLDVAQPALYHHFPSKSALLDAAAAEVLDRWHTERLPRPGEPWQEFLTRNAVSFRRALLSVRDGARLIAATGPRAPEPASALARIEFLEQQGFTATQAVLAFIAVSRYVIGCALEQQLAPAQAIITGDQPPELQRLRQISEHLTRLGPDYEFEAGLHALLRGQPQPFDPGTTARPPTTAA, from the coding sequence GTGCCACATCCGCGACGGCTGGAACGCAGCGCCATCGTCTCCGCGACGATCGACATCCTCGACGAGCGCGGCCTGGACGAACTCTCGCTGCACGCCATCGCCAAGCGCCTGGACGTAGCCCAACCGGCGCTGTACCACCACTTCCCCAGCAAATCCGCGCTGCTGGACGCCGCAGCGGCCGAGGTCCTCGACCGGTGGCACACCGAACGGCTCCCCCGACCCGGTGAGCCATGGCAGGAGTTCCTCACCCGCAACGCCGTCAGCTTCCGCCGCGCACTGCTCTCCGTACGCGACGGGGCACGGCTCATCGCCGCCACCGGCCCCCGCGCCCCCGAACCGGCCAGCGCGCTCGCCCGGATCGAATTCCTCGAACAGCAGGGGTTCACCGCCACCCAGGCCGTCCTGGCCTTCATCGCGGTCAGCCGGTACGTGATCGGCTGCGCCCTGGAGCAGCAGCTGGCCCCCGCCCAGGCCATCATCACCGGCGACCAGCCGCCAGAACTCCAACGCCTCCGGCAGATCTCCGAACACCTCACCCGGCTCGGCCCGGACTACGAATTCGAGGCCGGCCTGCATGCACTCCTCAGAGGACAGCCCCAACCATTCGACCCCGGCACCACCGCCAGACCGCCGACAACAGCGGCATGA
- the cas1e gene encoding type I-E CRISPR-associated endonuclease Cas1e — translation MYQMRFPGEDTATLTMQQLRGKEGARVRRTYREHAERTGVAWRSRDYDRTDFDSGDPINQALSAAHSCLYGIVHAVIVAVGASPGLGFVHTGHERSFVYDVADLYKAEITIPVAFDVVAAGSADIAADTRRAIRDRVHDGGLLGRCVRDIRVLLLQTAPAGEIDEAWLGPDEVRLWDDSGIEIASGRNYAGADDVDF, via the coding sequence ATGTACCAGATGCGGTTTCCGGGCGAGGACACGGCAACCCTCACCATGCAGCAACTACGCGGGAAGGAAGGCGCCCGGGTACGCCGTACCTATCGCGAGCACGCCGAGCGGACGGGGGTCGCGTGGCGCAGCCGTGACTACGATCGCACGGACTTCGACAGCGGCGACCCGATCAACCAGGCGTTGTCGGCCGCGCACTCGTGTCTCTACGGCATCGTCCACGCCGTGATAGTGGCGGTCGGAGCATCGCCTGGGCTTGGCTTCGTCCATACGGGACACGAGCGGTCGTTCGTGTATGACGTCGCTGATCTGTACAAGGCCGAGATCACCATTCCGGTGGCGTTTGACGTCGTCGCAGCGGGAAGTGCCGACATCGCTGCCGACACGCGGCGAGCGATCCGTGACCGGGTGCACGACGGCGGATTGCTGGGACGGTGTGTTCGGGACATCCGCGTACTGCTGCTGCAAACGGCGCCGGCGGGGGAGATCGACGAGGCTTGGCTCGGGCCGGACGAGGTCAGGCTGTGGGACGACAGCGGGATCGAGATCGCTTCCGGGCGGAACTATGCCGGTGCGGATGACGTGGACTTCTGA
- a CDS encoding DUF1877 family protein: protein MACRGYFLALDDECTALVLAEDGNDRRLIEVIKELDMRDVPDQCSVDKAWDGIHRCLTEGKLGSEDGSYPLNAVVLGGLPLHEGEGYVVSFNTLAEVREIAAALSDLDMQRFTAMYWAIDPDELGMARDAAGLQYLTTYLADVVAFYQRAAQAGWATVFVVDQ from the coding sequence GTGGCATGCCGTGGCTATTTCCTCGCCCTCGACGATGAGTGCACTGCGTTGGTCCTGGCAGAGGACGGCAACGATCGCCGACTGATTGAGGTGATCAAGGAATTGGACATGCGTGACGTGCCCGACCAGTGCAGCGTGGACAAGGCGTGGGACGGTATCCACCGGTGTCTGACGGAGGGCAAGCTCGGCAGCGAGGACGGCAGCTATCCGCTCAATGCCGTCGTGCTCGGCGGCCTGCCGCTGCACGAGGGAGAGGGCTACGTCGTCAGCTTCAACACACTGGCCGAGGTCCGTGAGATCGCGGCTGCGCTGTCTGACCTTGATATGCAGCGATTCACTGCAATGTACTGGGCGATTGACCCGGATGAGCTCGGCATGGCGCGGGACGCGGCAGGCCTTCAATATCTGACCACTTACCTGGCGGACGTCGTCGCATTCTATCAGCGGGCCGCGCAGGCGGGCTGGGCGACAGTGTTCGTTGTCGATCAGTAG
- the cas2e gene encoding type I-E CRISPR-associated endoribonuclease Cas2e — protein MVVIVLTVCPTGLRGYLTQWLLEISAGVYVGHVNARVRDRLWGKVVEMAGAGRGLMVFQARGEQRLSFLVHDHHWTPVDLDGVMLMLRPAEGVANPAMRAGWSKASRRRRFGRRDAAPGHDAE, from the coding sequence ATGGTCGTCATCGTGCTGACGGTCTGCCCGACCGGGCTGCGGGGGTATCTCACACAGTGGCTGCTGGAGATCTCCGCTGGTGTCTATGTGGGACATGTCAATGCCCGGGTTCGGGACCGGCTCTGGGGGAAGGTTGTCGAGATGGCGGGGGCCGGGCGTGGGCTGATGGTGTTTCAGGCGCGGGGGGAGCAGCGGTTGTCGTTTCTCGTACACGATCATCATTGGACGCCGGTTGACCTCGATGGCGTGATGCTCATGCTTCGGCCGGCGGAAGGGGTGGCGAACCCGGCGATGAGAGCGGGATGGAGCAAGGCGTCGCGTCGCCGCCGATTCGGCCGCCGTGATGCGGCTCCTGGCCATGACGCCGAATAG
- a CDS encoding glycoside hydrolase family 3 protein, with protein sequence MNHEHGTAPTTETVDAQARRIVQGLSPAARVKLLSGAGMWSTEPAPGAPAVILANGPNGVGKQVADADHVGIGQTVPATCFPAGAALGATWDERLLEEIGAAMGREARAEGVGVLLGPGLNIKRHPGGGRTFEYLSEDPLLAGKAAAALVRGVQSEGVGASVKHFAANNQETSRMRLDSVVDERTLREIYLTGFEIAVTEGRPWTVMTSYNLLNGEHTGESRYLLAGILRQEWEFDGLVVSDWMAVFDRVAGLRAGLDLEMPGGAGAWDARVLLAVESGQLPQDDVDRAAERVVALSLRCAQAFAQHGQAVVDRDAHHELARRAAAAGTVLLTNDGLLPLAASGHVAVIGAAAEHARFQGVGSSHVNPWRTDTVLDALGARLAGSAELSYAAGYDPKTGASTTEQRREAVALAARADAVVLMLGVPSGSEAEGIDRTGLELPQDLGALARAVVAANDRTVVVLVNGAPLELPWADEPAALVEAYLGGQAAGSAIVDVLFGDTEPGGRLADSFPVRASDLAAAASFPVTSPTQALYRETAYVGYRFHDSWDVAPRFAFGHGLAYTTFGYGTPAVTGQGTDLVVTVPVTNTGRRAGTETVQLYVHDVVSSVHRPAQELKAFARVRLEPGQVGQVRLRLDRRAFAVWDVAAGAWAVEAGDFELRIGASSRDIRATVGVRIESGDVVTAVAGPAGSVATDAEMAVLLGGPVPVARPLLPYTTDSTIEDLRQTWLGRRMRSLLLAAVRKQVPVGDPDLETMVQAVLAQMPLRGLVAAAGGRLSLDALDRVVGLLNAVSPAARRAGRRASA encoded by the coding sequence ATGAACCACGAACACGGCACCGCCCCCACCACCGAAACCGTCGACGCGCAGGCACGACGCATCGTCCAGGGTCTCTCCCCCGCCGCCCGGGTGAAACTGCTGTCCGGCGCGGGCATGTGGTCGACCGAACCGGCACCGGGCGCACCCGCGGTCATCCTGGCCAACGGACCCAACGGCGTCGGCAAGCAGGTCGCCGACGCCGACCACGTCGGCATCGGGCAGACCGTGCCCGCCACCTGCTTCCCGGCCGGTGCCGCACTCGGCGCGACCTGGGACGAGCGGCTGCTCGAAGAGATCGGGGCGGCGATGGGCCGGGAAGCCCGCGCCGAGGGCGTGGGTGTCCTGCTCGGACCCGGGCTGAACATCAAACGCCACCCGGGCGGCGGCCGCACCTTCGAATACCTGTCCGAAGACCCGCTGCTGGCCGGCAAGGCCGCCGCCGCCCTGGTCCGCGGCGTGCAGTCCGAGGGCGTCGGCGCGTCGGTGAAGCACTTCGCCGCCAACAACCAGGAGACCTCGCGCATGCGCCTGGACTCGGTAGTGGACGAACGCACCCTGCGCGAGATCTATCTGACCGGCTTCGAGATCGCCGTCACCGAGGGCAGGCCCTGGACGGTGATGACGTCCTACAACCTGCTCAACGGCGAGCACACCGGCGAGTCCCGGTACCTGCTCGCCGGGATCCTGCGGCAGGAGTGGGAATTCGACGGGCTGGTCGTGTCCGACTGGATGGCGGTGTTCGACCGCGTCGCCGGGCTGCGGGCTGGACTGGACCTGGAGATGCCCGGCGGCGCCGGCGCCTGGGACGCCCGGGTCCTGCTCGCGGTGGAGTCGGGGCAGCTGCCCCAGGACGACGTCGACCGGGCCGCCGAGCGGGTCGTCGCGCTGTCGCTGCGCTGCGCGCAGGCCTTCGCACAGCACGGGCAGGCGGTCGTGGACCGCGACGCCCATCACGAGCTGGCCCGGCGGGCCGCGGCGGCAGGCACCGTCCTGCTCACCAACGACGGGCTGCTCCCGCTGGCGGCGTCGGGGCACGTCGCGGTGATCGGGGCCGCCGCCGAGCACGCCCGCTTCCAGGGCGTGGGCAGCTCCCACGTCAACCCGTGGCGGACCGACACCGTCCTGGACGCGCTGGGTGCCCGGCTGGCCGGGTCGGCCGAGCTCAGCTATGCGGCGGGCTACGACCCGAAGACCGGCGCTTCGACGACCGAGCAGCGGCGCGAAGCGGTGGCGCTGGCGGCCCGCGCCGACGCCGTCGTCCTGATGCTGGGCGTGCCGTCCGGGTCCGAGGCCGAAGGGATCGACCGCACCGGCCTGGAGCTGCCGCAAGACCTGGGAGCCCTGGCCCGTGCGGTCGTGGCGGCCAATGACCGCACGGTGGTGGTCCTGGTCAACGGGGCTCCGCTGGAGCTGCCGTGGGCCGACGAGCCCGCGGCGCTGGTCGAGGCGTACCTGGGTGGGCAGGCGGCCGGGTCGGCGATCGTGGACGTCCTGTTCGGCGACACCGAGCCCGGCGGCCGGCTGGCCGATAGCTTCCCGGTGCGGGCATCGGACCTGGCCGCCGCGGCGAGCTTCCCGGTCACGAGCCCGACCCAGGCCCTCTACCGGGAGACGGCGTACGTCGGCTACCGGTTCCACGACAGCTGGGACGTCGCACCGCGCTTCGCGTTCGGCCACGGGCTGGCCTACACCACCTTCGGGTACGGCACCCCGGCCGTCACCGGGCAGGGCACCGACCTGGTCGTCACCGTGCCGGTCACCAACACCGGTCGGCGCGCGGGCACCGAGACCGTGCAGCTGTACGTGCACGACGTGGTCTCGTCGGTGCACCGGCCCGCGCAGGAGCTCAAGGCGTTCGCGCGCGTGCGGCTGGAACCGGGCCAGGTCGGGCAGGTGCGGCTGCGGCTGGACCGGCGGGCCTTCGCGGTATGGGACGTCGCCGCAGGTGCTTGGGCGGTGGAGGCGGGGGACTTCGAGCTGCGGATCGGGGCTTCCTCCCGCGACATCCGCGCGACGGTCGGTGTGCGGATCGAGTCCGGCGACGTGGTGACGGCGGTCGCCGGGCCTGCCGGCAGTGTCGCGACCGACGCGGAGATGGCGGTGCTGCTGGGCGGGCCGGTGCCGGTGGCTCGGCCGCTGCTGCCGTACACGACGGACTCCACGATCGAGGATCTGCGCCAGACGTGGCTGGGACGGCGGATGAGGTCGTTGCTGCTGGCGGCGGTCCGCAAGCAGGTGCCCGTCGGTGACCCCGACCTGGAGACGATGGTGCAGGCCGTCCTCGCCCAGATGCCGTTGCGTGGCTTGGTCGCCGCGGCTGGTGGCCGCCTCAGCCTCGACGCGCTCGACCGCGTCGTGGGGCTGCTCAACGCTGTTTCGCCCGCCGCCCGGCGGGCGGGCAGGAGGGCGTCGGCTTGA
- the phnC gene encoding phosphonate ABC transporter ATP-binding protein, whose protein sequence is MTVSDTPAVEIDGLSKTFGQISAVRDVSLTVDRGETVVLLGLSGSGKTTLLRHLNGLETPSTGRVRVLGQDLGALRGRDLRRLRGRIGMVFQQFHLVSRLTVLENVLTGSLATLRGPRIGIGSYPRAYRHRALTQLDRVGLLDKAYQRADALSGGQQQRVAIARALMQEPAILLADEPVASLDPESSDQVMALLQQIAAEDRLTVICSLHQVELALAWGRRIVGMRDGAVVLDTPAAELTREAAMQIYGRRTASLAGAL, encoded by the coding sequence ATGACTGTCAGCGACACGCCCGCCGTCGAGATCGACGGGCTCAGCAAGACCTTCGGACAGATCTCCGCGGTACGGGATGTGTCGCTGACGGTCGACCGCGGAGAGACCGTCGTCCTGCTGGGACTTTCCGGTTCCGGCAAGACGACCCTCCTGCGCCACCTGAACGGCCTCGAAACGCCCAGCACCGGCCGAGTGCGCGTGCTGGGCCAGGACCTCGGCGCCCTGCGCGGACGCGACCTGCGCCGCCTGCGCGGCCGCATCGGCATGGTGTTCCAGCAGTTCCACCTCGTCAGCCGGCTCACGGTCCTCGAGAACGTACTGACCGGCTCGCTGGCCACCCTGCGCGGACCCCGCATCGGCATCGGGTCCTATCCACGCGCCTACCGGCACCGCGCCCTGACCCAGCTCGACCGCGTCGGCCTGCTCGACAAGGCATACCAGCGGGCCGACGCGCTGTCCGGCGGCCAGCAGCAGCGGGTCGCGATCGCGCGGGCGCTGATGCAGGAACCGGCGATCCTGCTGGCCGACGAGCCGGTCGCCTCACTCGACCCCGAGTCCAGCGACCAGGTGATGGCCCTGCTCCAGCAGATCGCGGCAGAGGACCGGTTGACGGTCATCTGCAGCCTGCACCAGGTCGAACTCGCGCTGGCCTGGGGACGGCGGATCGTGGGGATGCGCGACGGCGCCGTCGTGCTCGACACCCCGGCGGCCGAGCTGACCCGCGAGGCGGCGATGCAGATCTACGGCCGCCGGACCGCGTCGCTGGCGGGCGCGCTATGA
- a CDS encoding phosphate/phosphite/phosphonate ABC transporter substrate-binding protein, producing MKISARGLLGAAAAAVLMLGMAACSADKDTPAPGASTEAGTFAKDPGTLVFGVVPDTASTQQNYQPLQDYIAKVTGLKVEYRESSDYAALIEAAVSGKVDVASFSGFTYVTAKKNGAKITPFASIITKAGQEPGYYSEAVVPANSPITKIEEFKGKKVCFVSQTSTSGYLYPSYNLIKAGIDPTKDITPVFAGKHDASALKVSQGTECEAGFAEDVAVEAQPGLKVVSKTFVVGAPMVVSDGLPATLKQKIVDGLRNLTIDQIQAAGIANADSDNFKKTFYALAPVDDAKYNVIRELCQTTKATACGN from the coding sequence ATGAAGATCTCCGCTCGTGGCCTGCTGGGCGCAGCCGCCGCGGCCGTATTGATGCTCGGCATGGCCGCCTGCTCCGCCGACAAGGACACCCCGGCACCGGGCGCCTCCACCGAGGCGGGCACCTTCGCCAAGGACCCCGGCACCCTCGTCTTCGGAGTCGTGCCGGACACGGCCTCCACCCAGCAGAACTACCAGCCGCTGCAGGACTACATCGCCAAGGTGACCGGGCTCAAGGTCGAGTACCGGGAGTCCTCCGACTACGCCGCGCTCATCGAGGCCGCCGTCTCCGGCAAGGTGGACGTCGCCAGCTTCTCCGGCTTCACGTACGTGACGGCCAAGAAGAACGGCGCGAAGATCACGCCGTTCGCCTCCATCATCACCAAGGCGGGCCAGGAGCCCGGCTACTACTCCGAAGCGGTCGTCCCGGCCAACTCCCCGATCACCAAGATCGAGGAGTTCAAGGGCAAGAAGGTCTGCTTCGTCAGCCAGACCTCGACCTCCGGCTACCTGTACCCCAGCTACAACCTGATCAAGGCCGGCATCGACCCGACCAAGGACATCACGCCGGTCTTCGCGGGCAAGCACGACGCGTCGGCGCTGAAGGTCTCCCAGGGCACCGAGTGCGAGGCCGGCTTCGCCGAGGACGTCGCGGTGGAGGCCCAGCCTGGCCTCAAGGTCGTCAGCAAGACCTTCGTGGTCGGCGCCCCCATGGTGGTCTCCGACGGGCTCCCGGCGACCCTCAAGCAGAAGATCGTCGACGGCCTGCGCAACCTCACCATCGACCAGATCCAGGCCGCCGGCATCGCCAACGCCGACAGCGACAACTTCAAGAAGACCTTCTACGCCCTGGCGCCGGTCGATGACGCGAAGTACAACGTCATCCGCGAACTGTGCCAGACCACCAAGGCCACGGCCTGCGGTAACTGA
- a CDS encoding LacI family DNA-binding transcriptional regulator, which yields MTRKKTPDRRATSADVAREAGVSRATVSFVLNDTPGQTIPEDTRRRVLAAATALRYQPSAAARVLRSGRSDIVLLLMPGWSSGELVARTLDVMSQEFSERGMTFLVHPRAGSNRHLSDLWRDVTPALVITVDPLGPHELSQLDAAGIAHLPFRLGEDGAALGASQDTIGRIQAEHLVGLGHRRLGYAMTADASLIPFAEPRLRGVGQVCAEHGLPAPVVLSTPPGTAAGQAMRAWRAAGVTAVAAYNDEVALALLAAARQTQVVVPDDLAVIGADDIGAAALASPPLTTVRFDPATLVPALVASILRSIGRDTGEPGPATAPAEVVARGSTRRAR from the coding sequence ATGACCCGCAAGAAGACGCCGGACCGGCGCGCCACCAGCGCCGACGTCGCCCGCGAAGCCGGCGTGTCCCGAGCCACGGTCAGCTTCGTCCTCAACGACACCCCGGGCCAGACCATCCCCGAGGACACCCGCCGCCGGGTGCTCGCCGCCGCCACCGCGCTGCGCTACCAGCCCTCGGCCGCCGCCCGCGTACTGCGCAGCGGACGCTCCGACATCGTCCTGCTGCTGATGCCCGGCTGGTCCAGCGGCGAGCTGGTCGCCCGCACCCTGGACGTGATGTCGCAGGAGTTCTCCGAACGCGGCATGACCTTCCTCGTCCACCCCCGGGCCGGCTCCAACCGGCACCTGTCCGACCTGTGGCGCGACGTCACCCCGGCCCTGGTCATCACCGTCGACCCGCTCGGCCCGCACGAACTCTCCCAACTCGACGCCGCGGGCATCGCCCACCTGCCGTTCCGGCTGGGCGAGGACGGCGCGGCGCTGGGCGCCTCGCAGGACACCATCGGGCGCATCCAGGCCGAACACCTGGTCGGCCTGGGACACCGGCGTCTGGGCTACGCCATGACGGCCGACGCCTCCCTGATCCCGTTCGCCGAACCGCGCCTGCGCGGCGTCGGGCAGGTCTGCGCCGAGCACGGCCTGCCCGCCCCGGTCGTGCTGAGCACGCCACCGGGCACGGCGGCCGGGCAGGCCATGCGCGCGTGGCGCGCCGCCGGGGTCACGGCGGTCGCCGCGTACAACGACGAGGTCGCCCTGGCGCTGCTGGCAGCCGCCCGGCAGACGCAGGTCGTGGTGCCCGACGACCTGGCCGTCATCGGCGCCGACGACATCGGCGCGGCAGCCCTGGCCTCTCCGCCGCTCACCACCGTCCGCTTCGACCCGGCGACCCTGGTCCCCGCCCTGGTCGCGTCGATCCTGCGAAGCATCGGCCGCGACACGGGCGAGCCCGGCCCGGCCACCGCCCCGGCCGAAGTGGTCGCCCGTGGCTCGACCAGGCGAGCCCGCTGA
- a CDS encoding ATP-binding protein: MLELRMVIPPVAVRWSVTAATVGAWCSSGSSWSMSGCIGLPGGGLDLLCIDELGYMELDRRSAELLFQVLTEREEKSSVAISSNQAFSNWTKTFTAPVSAPRSSTA; this comes from the coding sequence GTGTTGGAGTTGCGGATGGTGATTCCCCCGGTTGCGGTGCGCTGGTCGGTGACGGCGGCTACTGTCGGGGCATGGTGCAGCAGCGGCTCATCGTGGTCGATGAGCGGGTGTATCGGCCTGCCGGGTGGTGGACTCGACCTGCTCTGCATCGATGAACTCGGCTACATGGAACTCGACCGCCGCAGCGCTGAACTGCTATTCCAGGTCCTCACCGAACGCGAAGAGAAGAGCAGCGTCGCGATCTCCTCCAACCAGGCGTTCTCCAACTGGACGAAGACGTTCACCGCCCCCGTCTCTGCGCCGCGATCGTCGACCGCCTGA